A section of the Prevotella melaninogenica genome encodes:
- a CDS encoding TonB-dependent receptor family protein, with translation MHYRMKMLPLLLALTTASGYAQNSQDSLSRPKSILTDSVHKLTEVVVSSNQMLGSKFEASNRTGSAYYISPAEILKFGYTDINRMLKSVPGVNVYEEDGYGLRPNISLRGTKAERSERISLMEDGVLAAPAPYSAPAAYYFPNAGRMYAIEVLKGSSQVQYGPFTTGGAINMVSTPVPSKFTARLNTSYGSYNTLKSYVSIGNGFKHTGFLVEYLRYQSDGFRKDEPNERTGFKRNDLIAKFLVRTNKDEGINHLLELKFGFANETSDETYLGLSESDFAHHPYFRYAGAQKDNLKTRHTQWVATYLIESGNKLKITTNLYYNYFFRNWYKLNEVRAGITKAERRSISDVLADPETNQDYFDIVTGKKNYAGEALMLRANNRVYHSRGIQSKAEYRTMLWGGYLTAEMGLRYHADSEDRFQHDDAYAMQDGRMSLFLAGLPGSQSNRITTAHAFSGYWMGKWSKGIVTFNVGMRYEDVELLNRNYTTSDLRRTGMVRIETPNHARALLPGAGFNIKLLPELSFIGGIHKGFAPPSATLDQKAESSVNIESGLRFTTKKLRCEAIAFVNNYSNMLGSDLAAQGGQGTLEQFNVGKAMVNGLELLCTYHPLPRHLGFQLPIQLSYTYTNTKMKNDFVSSAWGSVVYGDEIPYIYKHAFNAQIGLEHKLVEANFGVRYNSDMRTAPGHGRIAEREKIPAHLILDATVKGHVSKKLTLTLNAINLTNKKYLVSRHPSGLRAGHPFGIYGGLQLKL, from the coding sequence ATGCATTATAGAATGAAGATGCTGCCTCTGCTCCTCGCACTGACAACAGCCAGTGGGTATGCCCAGAACTCACAAGACAGCCTGTCCAGACCAAAGAGCATACTGACAGATTCGGTTCATAAACTGACGGAGGTAGTAGTAAGTTCAAATCAGATGTTGGGTAGTAAGTTTGAAGCCAGCAACCGTACCGGTTCAGCTTATTATATTTCTCCAGCAGAGATTCTGAAATTCGGCTATACGGATATCAACCGTATGCTCAAGAGCGTTCCCGGTGTGAACGTGTATGAAGAAGACGGTTACGGTCTACGACCAAATATCAGTTTGCGTGGTACAAAGGCTGAGCGAAGCGAGCGCATCTCACTAATGGAGGATGGTGTGTTAGCTGCACCTGCACCTTACTCAGCTCCTGCCGCTTACTATTTCCCAAATGCTGGACGTATGTATGCCATCGAGGTATTAAAGGGAAGTAGTCAGGTGCAGTACGGTCCGTTTACCACGGGTGGTGCCATTAACATGGTGTCTACGCCAGTACCTTCGAAGTTTACAGCCCGCTTGAACACCTCCTACGGCAGCTATAACACACTGAAGTCGTATGTAAGTATTGGAAACGGCTTCAAGCATACAGGATTCCTTGTAGAGTATCTTCGATATCAGTCTGACGGATTCCGCAAAGACGAGCCAAATGAGCGTACAGGCTTCAAGCGTAACGACCTTATTGCAAAATTCTTGGTACGTACGAATAAAGATGAAGGTATAAACCACCTGCTCGAACTAAAGTTCGGCTTTGCCAATGAGACTTCAGACGAAACCTATCTGGGACTATCAGAAAGCGATTTCGCACATCACCCTTACTTCCGTTATGCTGGTGCACAGAAAGACAACCTTAAAACCCGTCACACACAATGGGTAGCAACCTATCTGATTGAATCGGGTAATAAATTGAAGATAACAACCAATCTATATTATAACTATTTCTTCCGTAACTGGTATAAACTCAATGAGGTTCGAGCTGGTATTACTAAGGCTGAGCGTCGTTCTATATCTGATGTATTAGCTGACCCTGAAACTAATCAGGACTACTTCGACATCGTTACAGGTAAGAAGAACTATGCCGGTGAAGCACTGATGTTGCGTGCCAACAACCGTGTGTACCATTCGCGCGGTATACAGTCGAAGGCTGAATATCGCACAATGCTGTGGGGTGGCTACTTGACAGCCGAGATGGGACTGCGCTATCATGCCGACAGCGAAGACCGTTTCCAGCATGACGACGCCTATGCTATGCAGGATGGCAGAATGAGTCTCTTCCTTGCTGGTCTGCCTGGCAGCCAATCGAACCGTATCACTACGGCACACGCCTTCTCGGGCTACTGGATGGGAAAATGGTCGAAGGGTATTGTCACCTTTAATGTAGGTATGCGCTATGAAGACGTAGAACTGCTGAACCGCAATTACACCACATCAGACCTCCGCCGCACAGGTATGGTGCGCATCGAGACACCTAACCATGCACGCGCGCTCCTTCCAGGTGCGGGCTTCAATATCAAGCTACTACCTGAGCTCTCGTTCATCGGTGGTATCCATAAAGGTTTTGCACCACCAAGTGCAACGCTTGACCAGAAAGCAGAGAGCAGTGTGAACATCGAGTCGGGACTACGCTTTACTACGAAGAAACTGCGTTGTGAGGCAATAGCCTTTGTCAACAACTATTCAAATATGTTAGGTAGTGACCTTGCTGCACAGGGCGGTCAGGGTACACTTGAACAGTTCAATGTGGGCAAGGCAATGGTAAATGGTCTGGAACTTCTGTGTACCTATCACCCACTGCCACGCCATCTGGGATTCCAGTTGCCTATCCAACTCTCCTACACCTACACAAATACCAAGATGAAGAACGACTTTGTTAGTTCAGCTTGGGGTTCGGTAGTCTATGGCGACGAGATACCTTATATATATAAGCACGCCTTCAATGCACAGATAGGTCTGGAGCATAAGTTAGTAGAAGCCAACTTCGGTGTACGCTACAATAGCGATATGCGTACCGCACCAGGACACGGACGTATAGCAGAGCGTGAGAAGATTCCAGCACACCTCATCTTAGATGCTACAGTGAAGGGGCACGTAAGTAAGAAGTTAACACTGACGCTAAATGCCATCAACCTGACTAACAAGAAATATCTCGTTTCACGTCATCCATCAGGACTGCGTGCCGGTCATCCTTTTGGTATCTATGGCGGTCTGCAATTGAAACTGTAA